GACCCTGGTGGGCACGCACAACTACGTCATCGCGGGGCTGCCCTGGGTGATCAAGGTGGCGGCGGCGGTGGTGGGGGTGAGCGGCAGCCGGCAGAAGGGCCTGCAGCAATTGCAGGAGGCCGCCGCCGCCGGCGGCGAAACCGCGGTGGACGCCAACGTCATCCTCGGCCTCTTCTACCGCCGCGAACAGCGCTACGACGAGGCCTTACAGCGGGTGCGCGGCCTCCTCGCCGCCCATCCCAAGAACTTCCTCTTCCAGCTCGAGGAAGCCAACCTGCTCAACGCCGCCGGCCACGGCCCGGAGGCCATCGCCGCCTACGGCCGCATCCTGCAGGAAGGGAAGCAGGGCTACTTCGCCGATCCCCACCTGGAGCTGGCCGCCTTCGGTCTGGGCGAGGCGCTGCGCGGCCAGCATCACTTCCCGGAGGCTCGCGACGCCTACGAGAGCGTCAACCAGTATCCCCACCGCGATCCCGAGCTGCGCCAGAGGGCCGTGCTGGCCACCGCCGAGATGGACGACGTGCTGGGGCAGCGCGACCAGGCCCTGGCCAGGTATCGCGAGGTCATCGCCCAGAACGGCGCCACTCCCGAGGCGGACCTTGCCCGCAAGCACCTCAAGCAACCCTTCCGTATGCCATAATCGCGGAAGAGGGAACTTCCTTCCTCCGCTTGCGTATTCCTCACTAGGGGGATCGCCATGTACTGCAATTACTGTGGCAAGGTCATCCAGGACGACGCTAACTTGTGCGCCTACTGCGGCAAGCGGGTGGGCGCGGTGGTGGCGCGCCGCCGCCTGGTGCGCCCGCGCGAGGGCCGCTGGATCGCCGGCGTCTGCCGCGGCTTCGCCGAGTACTTCGACATCGACGTGGCCCTGATCCGCCTGATGTGGGTGCTGGTGGTCTTCTTTGCCGGCGGCGGTATCCTGGCTTACATCATCGCCTGGATCATCATGCCGGAGGAGCCGAAGGTGGTCACGGTGGCCGCGCCCGCCGATGCCCACCCCACTCACCCGGCGCCGTGACTTCACGTCAAGCCACGGATGGATACGGAGGCTCACGGACGCAAGCCTCCTGAGAGCCGATCCGTGACCATCCGTGCGCATCCGTGGCTGCTTTGAAGTTCCGGCCGCGCGCGACTCGCGCTACACTATCCCCCCTCATGCAAGTCACCAGCGAAGACGCCAAGATCTTCTTTGAAGTCCAGGGCGAGGGGCCCCCGGTTGTGCTCCTCCATCCCTTTCCCGCCAACCACGAGATCTGGGCGCCGGTGGCCGAGCGTCTGGCCGCGAGGTATCGCTGCATCCTGCCCGACCTGCGCGCCCACGGCGACTCCGAGGCCGGCGTCGGCCCCGCCCTCATGGCCCGCCATGCCCAGGACCTCAACCGCGTCTGCGAGCAGGCGGCGGTGGGCAAGGCCGTCTTCGCCGGGGTCTCCATCGGCGGCTACGTCCTCTTCGAGTTCTGGCGGCGGTTTCCCGAGCGCGTGCACGCCCTCATCTTCTGCGATACCCGCGCTTCGGCTGACAGTGAAGAGGCCCGCGCCGCCCGCCTCAAGTCCGCCGAGGACGTCCTGCAGAACGGCCCCGAGCCCTTCTTCGAGGCGCTGCTTCCCAAGCTGCTGGGCGAGACCACGCGGCGCGAGCGTCCCGACCTGGTGGAGCAGGCGCGCAAGATGATGGCCAGGATGCTGACCGAGCGTATCGCCGCGGTGCAGCAGGGCATGGCCGCCCGCCCCGACTCCATCCCCACGCTCGCCACCATCACCGTTCCCACGCTGGTGCTGGTCGGGGACGAGGACACACTCACCCCGCGCGCCGACGCCGAGGTCATCCTCCAGGGCATCCCCGGTTCGCAGTTGAAAGCCATCCCCCGCGCCGGCCACTTCGTCCCCTTCGAGCAGCCGGAGGCCACCGCCGCCGCCCTGCTCGCCTTCCTCGATTCTCTGCCGCGCTGGTAGAATCGCTAGGCCATGTTGGAAGCCTATCTCGTTCCCGAGAAGACCCGGGTCACCGCCAAGGGCGACGGTGCGGCGGTGGACCTCAGCGCTGCCAAGGGCCGCGTCTTCCTCGCTACCCTCGCCATCACCGACATCATCGAGCAGGAGTCGCTCGACGTCAGCCTCTGGGGCTCGGCCGACGGCCAGAATTGGGGGCAGAAGTCCCTGGCCGCCTTTCCCCAGCTTTTCTACCGCGGCGAGACCCCGCTGCTGGTGGACCTGACCGCGCAGCCCGCGATCAAGTCTTTGCGCGCCCACTGGGAAGTCGCGCGCTGGGGGCGCGGCGAGCCTACGCCCATGTTCGTCTTCCACGTCACCCTGAAGGAAGTGCCGGCGGAGATGATGAAGGAAGTCAGCGCCGCGGCCGCGGCCCGCAAGTAGCGCGGCAGCGGCCTCCGCCATGGCCGATCCCTCGAGCGTCGTCGTCCGCCCGGCACAGAACGTGCTGGGCTCGCTGCGCCTGCCCGGCGACAAGTCCATCTCCCATCGCTATGCCATGCTGGCCGCGCTGGCCGAAGGCACCACCCACCTCGAGAACTTCTCCACCGGCGCCGACTGCGCCTCCACCCTGGCCTGCATGGAGGCGCTGGGCGCGCGCGTCACCCGCGGCGCCGAAGGCGTCGTAGACATCGAAGGCCGCACATTGCAGCCGCCCGCGCGCCCCCTCGACTGCGGCAACTCCGGCTCCACCATGCGCCTGCTGGCCGGCATCCTCGCCGGACAAAGCTTCTCGAGCGAGCTGGTCGGCGACGCCTCGCTCTCCCGCCGCCCCATGGCGCGCGTGGCCGAGCCTCTAAGGAAGATGGGCGCAACCATCACCTGCGGCCCCAACGACCTTCCGCCTCTGCGCATCGCCGGAGCGCGCCTGCGTGCCATTGATTACATCCTGCCCCTCCCCAGCGCCCAGGTGAAGACCGCGGTGCTCTTCGCCGGGCTCTTGGCCGCGGGCGAGACCGCGGTGGAAGAGCCGCTCCGCACCCGCGACCACGGCGAATTGGCCTTGCGCGCCTTTGGCGCCGAAGTCACGCGCCTCCGCCGCCGCGCCTCTATCCGCGGCGGGCAGAGGCTGCGCGCCATCACCGCCCGCGTCCCCGGCGACATCTCTTCCGCCGCCTTCTTCCTCTGCGCCGCCGCCCTCTTTCCCGACTCCAACCTGGTGATCGACGCCCTGGGCATGAACCCCACCCGCGCCGCGCTGCTCGACGTGCTGGCTGCGCTGGGCGCGCGCGTCGCCGTCATCAACCTGGAAGAGCGCCACGGTGAATTGGTGGGCACGGTCAAGGTGGAGGCGGGGGCGCTGAAGGGCGCCACCATCGCGGGCGCGCAGTCGGCCGCGCTCATCGACGAATTGCCGGTGCTGGCCGCCATCGCGCCTTATACGAAAGACGGCATCGAGATCTGCGACGCCGCCGAATTGCGCGTCAAGGAGTCCGACCGCATCGCCGCGGTCGCCCGGAACCTGCGCGCCATGGGCGCCCAGGTGGAAGAACGGCCCGACGGCCTGCGCGTGCCCGGCTCGCAGCCGCTGCGCGGCGCCGAGGTGGACTCCGCCGGCGACCATCGCATCGCCATGGCCTTCGCCGTGGCCGCCCTGCGCGCCCAAGGCGACACTCTCATCCGCGGCGCCGACGCCGCCCGCATCTCCTTCCCGGAATTCTTCGCCCTGCTCGGCGCCGTTGCCCAGGGTTAAGGCTCCGCGCCTCAGTCCTCTTCCAGCGCGCGCAGCTCGCGGTCGGCATGACGCATGCGGTACGCGATCACGCGGGCCAGGCCTTCCATCAGGTTCATGGCCAAGTGCCGGTGTTCTTCCGAGAGGGCGTCGAAGCGCGCGCGCGACAGAGCGTAGAGTTCGACGTCGGTGGAAGCCACCGCGTCGGCCGAGCGCGGCTTGCCGTCCAGGAACGCGATCTCGCCAAAGAAGTCGCCGCGCCCGAAGGTGGCCAGGTGGTAGCTGCGCTGCCCGCTCAGCGGCAGGACCACACGCACGGAGCCGCTGCGGATGAGGAAGAGCACGTCGTTCGTGTCGCCCAGGCTGAAGATGCGCTCTCCGGCCTGGAAGCTGCGCTGCTCCATGGCCGACTGGAGCGCCGCCAGCGTCTCTTCCTTGCGCCCCTGGAAAATGGCGATCTCGCGCAGCTCCAGCGGCGCCACCTCGGCACGCTCCACCTGCTCCTCCCCCAGGATGCGGTTCTCCACCCACTCCAGCGCGTCGTCCAGTTCGGCGAAGGTGCGCACGTGCCGCTCCGAGCGCGCCAGGCCCATCACGTCGAAGTAGCGCTGCATGTCCTGCCCGCTGGGCACGTTGGCCGGCACCCGGCTGAAGATGAGGAAGCCCTTGCGCTCCGAGAGCATGTCCTCGAGCTGTTCCAGCAGGTGGGCGGCGGTGAAGTCCACCGACTGCACCCGCCGCATGTCCAGGATCACGTACGTGCGCGTCTTCACCTCCGGCTCCAGTTCCGAGTAGAGCTGGTCGGCGGTACCGAAGAACAGGCTGCCCTGCAATTCGCAGATGACGGTGCGATCGCCGCGGCGCTCCAGGATCTCCATCTCCTCGGGCAGGCGCATCTGCTTGGAGAACATGTGGTTGCCGTAGGCCTTGCGGCGCACCGGCGAGCCTCCCATCTTCTGTCCCACGAACAGCAGGATGGCCAGCCCGATGCCCACCGCCGAGGCCGCGATCAGGCCCACCGTCTCCGCCGCCACCACCACGGTCACGATCACCAGGAAGTCCAGGGCGGTGGCGCGCGAGCGCAGCAGGTGCAGGCTGCGGTAGTCGATCATGCGCAGCCCGACCACCAGCAGGATGCCGGCCAGGGCCGCGATGGGCAGCCAGGCGACCAGCCGGC
This Terriglobales bacterium DNA region includes the following protein-coding sequences:
- a CDS encoding alpha/beta fold hydrolase, whose protein sequence is MQVTSEDAKIFFEVQGEGPPVVLLHPFPANHEIWAPVAERLAARYRCILPDLRAHGDSEAGVGPALMARHAQDLNRVCEQAAVGKAVFAGVSIGGYVLFEFWRRFPERVHALIFCDTRASADSEEARAARLKSAEDVLQNGPEPFFEALLPKLLGETTRRERPDLVEQARKMMARMLTERIAAVQQGMAARPDSIPTLATITVPTLVLVGDEDTLTPRADAEVILQGIPGSQLKAIPRAGHFVPFEQPEATAAALLAFLDSLPRW
- a CDS encoding tetratricopeptide repeat protein, producing the protein MRFRSVLLPCACLFFLALLSRAPHLAAQQDASAALPPITATMKSDPLTRTAFDHYYNLEYDQAVKEFERALQQHPQDPFAVNHLINALMFRELYRTGALDTSLYANNSFINKKTYPVDPAVKQRIQELTQRALQLEQERLKVNPNDVDTLYARGTTLGLRATYIGLVDKAWYSALRSALAARHDQERVLQLDPNYSDAKTLVGTHNYVIAGLPWVIKVAAAVVGVSGSRQKGLQQLQEAAAAGGETAVDANVILGLFYRREQRYDEALQRVRGLLAAHPKNFLFQLEEANLLNAAGHGPEAIAAYGRILQEGKQGYFADPHLELAAFGLGEALRGQHHFPEARDAYESVNQYPHRDPELRQRAVLATAEMDDVLGQRDQALARYREVIAQNGATPEADLARKHLKQPFRMP
- a CDS encoding SulP family inorganic anion transporter; the encoded protein is MKISKSPNLAGDFWGGLAAMLVALPSAIAFGVIIFTPLGRAYAAQGAVAGILGTIALGLVAPAFGGTRRLITTPSAPAAAVLSAFTLEATQKGVGADEVLVMLALVALLCALFQIGFGMAGLGKLIKYMPYPVVSGYLSGVGLIIILGQVPKFLGTPKDFGFWQSLRTPAAWEWHGLVVGAVTIVVMLTAGKLTKAVPAAILGLAAGVATYFGLSLADRSLLQLAGNKLVIGALAPTSVGFLQTLAERWQAMGAISLAELEILVGPAMTLAVLLSIDTLKTGVVLDALTHSRHNSNRELIGQGLGNLAATFTGGVPGSGQMGATLVNLSSGGQTRWSGLFEGALALVAFLALGRLVAWLPIAALAGILLVVGLRMIDYRSLHLLRSRATALDFLVIVTVVVAAETVGLIAASAVGIGLAILLFVGQKMGGSPVRRKAYGNHMFSKQMRLPEEMEILERRGDRTVICELQGSLFFGTADQLYSELEPEVKTRTYVILDMRRVQSVDFTAAHLLEQLEDMLSERKGFLIFSRVPANVPSGQDMQRYFDVMGLARSERHVRTFAELDDALEWVENRILGEEQVERAEVAPLELREIAIFQGRKEETLAALQSAMEQRSFQAGERIFSLGDTNDVLFLIRSGSVRVVLPLSGQRSYHLATFGRGDFFGEIAFLDGKPRSADAVASTDVELYALSRARFDALSEEHRHLAMNLMEGLARVIAYRMRHADRELRALEED
- a CDS encoding PspC domain-containing protein; protein product: MYCNYCGKVIQDDANLCAYCGKRVGAVVARRRLVRPREGRWIAGVCRGFAEYFDIDVALIRLMWVLVVFFAGGGILAYIIAWIIMPEEPKVVTVAAPADAHPTHPAP
- the aroA gene encoding 3-phosphoshikimate 1-carboxyvinyltransferase, with protein sequence MADPSSVVVRPAQNVLGSLRLPGDKSISHRYAMLAALAEGTTHLENFSTGADCASTLACMEALGARVTRGAEGVVDIEGRTLQPPARPLDCGNSGSTMRLLAGILAGQSFSSELVGDASLSRRPMARVAEPLRKMGATITCGPNDLPPLRIAGARLRAIDYILPLPSAQVKTAVLFAGLLAAGETAVEEPLRTRDHGELALRAFGAEVTRLRRRASIRGGQRLRAITARVPGDISSAAFFLCAAALFPDSNLVIDALGMNPTRAALLDVLAALGARVAVINLEERHGELVGTVKVEAGALKGATIAGAQSAALIDELPVLAAIAPYTKDGIEICDAAELRVKESDRIAAVARNLRAMGAQVEERPDGLRVPGSQPLRGAEVDSAGDHRIAMAFAVAALRAQGDTLIRGADAARISFPEFFALLGAVAQG